A stretch of Brachyspira suanatina DNA encodes these proteins:
- a CDS encoding tetratricopeptide repeat protein yields the protein MSSHNKEYYTLEKIEEILNDNEFYSDDSENDEKEFIYNKEYSNIINILQEYLKDDDKNIEKLFLLAKAYYLNFDSKNSIEVLKKIIELDSKNDRALYWIACVYYSCNVINDALKNIKNAIEINNKDSEYWYLIGEIYDNIGNYIDASIAYRKAYEINHTSEINNNKQYYAFTLGKEYLKTKNFEEAVKYLKKSLENFKNDNEIMHYLALAYDKNQQYNEAIDAYKKLLTIDYHSELEDFSSAAIDALSKIYIKTGNNEEAINIYKKYIEINPSLWSIITKFYDKNAGIEQYDNIIKAYNYVMEENPTNNQYYYYLSELYKDIKEYNKAIELYNKAIETNPNDYNYYISMAALYEDIKEYNKSIDTLKKVIEKDSNNVEAYIALGDLYEKLENIEDRNKAYKKAIEIYINDNDAYSFENIGNLYEKLGNIEDRNKAYKKAIEIYNNNQDIYHLEKQADLYIKLNDKNNAINSYKKLLEIDPYNNKALEKIEELQ from the coding sequence ATGAGTTCACATAATAAGGAATATTATACTTTAGAAAAAATTGAGGAAATACTCAATGACAATGAGTTCTATAGCGATGATTCCGAAAATGATGAAAAAGAATTCATATATAATAAAGAATATTCTAATATTATAAATATATTACAAGAATATTTAAAAGATGATGATAAAAATATCGAAAAATTATTCCTGTTGGCAAAAGCATATTATCTAAATTTTGATTCTAAAAACAGCATAGAAGTATTAAAAAAAATAATAGAATTAGACAGCAAAAATGATAGGGCTTTATATTGGATAGCATGCGTATACTATTCTTGCAATGTAATTAATGACGCTTTAAAAAACATAAAAAATGCTATAGAAATAAATAATAAAGATTCTGAATATTGGTATTTGATTGGAGAAATATACGATAATATAGGAAATTATATTGATGCCTCTATTGCATACAGAAAAGCTTATGAAATAAACCATACATCAGAAATTAATAATAATAAACAATATTATGCTTTTACTTTGGGTAAAGAATATCTAAAAACTAAAAATTTTGAAGAAGCTGTAAAATATCTTAAAAAATCTTTAGAAAACTTTAAAAATGATAATGAAATTATGCATTATTTGGCATTGGCTTATGATAAAAATCAACAATATAATGAAGCCATAGATGCATATAAAAAATTATTAACAATAGATTATCATAGTGAATTAGAGGATTTTTCTTCTGCTGCAATAGATGCACTTTCAAAAATATACATAAAAACTGGAAATAATGAAGAAGCTATAAATATATATAAAAAATATATAGAAATTAATCCTTCTTTATGGAGTATTATAACAAAATTTTATGATAAAAATGCTGGAATCGAACAGTATGATAATATTATAAAAGCATATAATTATGTAATGGAAGAAAATCCTACAAATAATCAATATTATTATTATTTATCTGAATTATATAAAGATATTAAAGAATACAATAAAGCCATAGAACTATATAATAAGGCCATAGAAACAAATCCTAATGATTATAATTATTATATTTCAATGGCAGCATTATATGAAGATATTAAAGAATATAATAAATCTATAGATACTTTAAAAAAAGTGATAGAAAAAGATTCAAATAATGTTGAAGCATATATTGCATTAGGCGACTTATACGAAAAATTAGAAAATATAGAAGATAGAAACAAAGCATATAAAAAAGCTATAGAAATATATATTAATGATAATGATGCTTACAGCTTTGAAAATATTGGAAATCTATATGAAAAATTAGGAAATATAGAAGATAGAAACAAAGCATATAAAAAAGCTATAGAAATATATAATAACAATCAAGATATATATCATCTAGAAAAACAGGCAGATTTATATATAAAACTTAATGATAAAAATAATGCTATTAATTCTTATAAAAAACTATTGGAAATAGATCCTTATAATAATAAAGCTTTGGAAAAAATAGAAGAATTACAATAA